GGGACCGAGAACTCCACGACGAGCCCCGGGTTCGGCCCGGGCACCGGCGCCCCCGCACCGAGCCCCGCGACGGTCTCCGGCGCCGCGAGCGCGAGCACGAGCCCGCCGGCACGGACCTCGGCGAAGACCGGCGCCGGTCCGTGTGCGGTGGTGCCGGTGACCGCCTCGTAGAAGGCGGTCGTGCCCGCCAGGTCGGCGGTGATGATCCTGATCGACGTGAACTCCACGCTGTCCTCTCCGGGCGGCCTGCGGTGACCGCCCGGCACCAGGTTCACGCAGCCCCGCGACAGCGTCCTGTCGGTGTTCCGCCGGATGCGCTCAGTCCGCGAGCACGGACCGGAGCACCCCGTGCGGGATGTCGAGCTCCTCGAACCGCACGGCCCGCCGTGGCACACGCTCGTCCGTCGACTCGACCCCGAGCACGCGGT
The Curtobacterium citreum genome window above contains:
- a CDS encoding VOC family protein, whose amino-acid sequence is MEFTSIRIITADLAGTTAFYEAVTGTTAHGPAPVFAEVRAGGLVLALAAPETVAGLGAGAPVPGPNPGLVVEFSVPDVDAAFDRLQGSGVLGEVVLPPTTMPWGNRSTLFRDPEGNLVNLFSRPA